The following are encoded in a window of Telmatobacter sp. DSM 110680 genomic DNA:
- a CDS encoding ABC transporter permease — MPILDSKKQALVVSVAQQWTRDAELGWKNLLLHGTRSALTMLGMIFGVAAVVAMLSIGAGARQRVMAMIEQMGVHNLIVEAKETVEWQAHSKLRKISPGLTLQDYRVILDDVSGVTASTPRKRLTPSKIIPKARQDMPVVYGVNPAYQKIAGLQLSGGRFFDQQDEDSGAPVCVLGAAAGWSLFGSANALGEYVKVNEQWFRVIGIVNPQLSSETSVAGTPAVDTNNIIYVPLKSAFQRLEDSYSDMRDEIDGLYLQIGDNASVSESAQVTHAILDSSHHGADDFSIVVPAELLAEQKRTEHLFSIVMVAIASISLLVGGIGIMNIMLASILERTREIGLRRAVGARQSDIVRQFVVEATMISFAGGSIGVVLGFVISRAIAWLAGWSTIVTFGSIALAFLVSISVGLVFGIYPATKAARLDPVEAIRYE; from the coding sequence ATGCCGATTCTCGATTCAAAAAAGCAGGCGCTCGTCGTCTCTGTGGCTCAGCAATGGACGCGGGACGCGGAATTGGGCTGGAAGAATCTGCTGCTGCACGGCACGCGGTCGGCCCTCACGATGCTGGGCATGATCTTCGGCGTCGCCGCCGTTGTTGCCATGCTTTCGATCGGCGCGGGGGCCCGCCAGCGTGTGATGGCGATGATTGAGCAGATGGGGGTGCACAATCTCATCGTCGAAGCTAAGGAGACGGTCGAATGGCAGGCGCATTCAAAATTGCGCAAAATCTCGCCTGGCCTCACCTTACAGGACTACCGCGTGATTCTGGATGATGTCAGCGGAGTGACTGCATCTACTCCGCGCAAACGCCTCACTCCTTCAAAGATCATTCCAAAGGCCCGGCAGGATATGCCGGTTGTTTACGGCGTGAACCCGGCATACCAGAAAATCGCCGGTCTTCAATTATCGGGCGGAAGATTTTTTGATCAGCAGGATGAAGACTCGGGCGCGCCGGTTTGCGTACTTGGCGCCGCGGCCGGTTGGAGCCTGTTTGGCTCAGCGAACGCACTCGGAGAATACGTCAAAGTCAACGAGCAGTGGTTCAGGGTTATCGGCATTGTGAACCCGCAATTGAGCTCTGAAACCTCAGTTGCAGGCACTCCGGCCGTCGACACCAACAACATTATTTACGTACCGCTGAAATCGGCATTCCAGCGTCTCGAAGACAGCTACAGCGATATGCGCGACGAAATTGACGGCCTCTATCTGCAGATCGGAGACAACGCCAGCGTTTCAGAATCGGCACAAGTTACGCATGCAATTCTCGACTCCTCGCATCACGGCGCCGACGACTTCAGCATCGTGGTTCCCGCCGAACTGCTGGCGGAACAAAAACGGACAGAGCATCTTTTCAGCATCGTCATGGTGGCGATCGCCTCCATTTCGCTGCTTGTCGGCGGAATTGGAATCATGAATATCATGCTGGCCAGCATTCTTGAACGGACGCGTGAAATTGGCTTGCGGCGAGCGGTCGGCGCGCGCCAATCGGACATTGTGCGTCAGTTTGTCGTCGAGGCCACGATGATCTCTTTTGCCGGTGGGAGCATCGGAGTAGTCCTCGGGTTTGTGATCTCCCGCGCGATCGCGTGGCTCGCTGGATGGTCAACAATCGTCACCTTTGGTTCCATCGCGCTCGCCTTCCTTGTCTCTATTTCGGTTGGCCTGGTCTTTGGAATTTATCCGGCCACAAAAGCAGCCCGGCTCGACCCGGTTGAAGCAATTCGTTACGAGTGA
- a CDS encoding TolC family protein, producing MKLMRFGFLLLFAIASSATLLAQAQPGESYKGLLTARVRSQTLPPSSHMKAYIQDGKLRLGLRDAILLALENNSQIQIEETQIETNKFSLLAAFQPFDPLLQSSLNISRSSNPAYYQLQGVGQTGAGVLNNLNQIGQVSYTQMLTTGTNLQATIYSARNSTNSSFYFFNPNYSSYLDLNFTQPLLRNRGRFANTALIKIARKALSQSRWSFEADVNDLIQQVVIQYWAAVQARGALEVQNRSVDLAEVSFKRDKRALELGALPPLDISRSESEVAARRVGQVQAAYALQQAEEALRLTIGADQDAQVRALPLELSENPEPTGELQTTQLDAALTQALSQRPEVAAAGDALAGDELSIRLAHNQLKPDLTVNGFYQSNGLGGNQYDLTTGQLTSPGGFGSSFGQLFGFGFPGYGGTLTLNLPVRNRAGQARLGNALVSKTRDLYSRQQVQEFITRQVRDAINQLDAARLSLSAANTSFDLTKKLLAADQRKFELGSEDNFFVLDSQQKLAQAELALLQARVNYQVALTAVGHATGDLIGPYRLQIEAATK from the coding sequence ATGAAATTGATGCGCTTTGGTTTTCTATTGCTGTTCGCAATTGCTTCCTCCGCCACATTGCTGGCGCAGGCACAACCCGGGGAGAGTTACAAAGGATTGCTTACCGCGCGCGTGCGCTCCCAGACGTTGCCTCCGTCCAGCCACATGAAGGCTTACATACAGGATGGGAAACTTCGTCTCGGTCTTCGTGATGCGATTCTTCTCGCACTCGAAAACAACAGCCAGATTCAGATTGAAGAAACACAGATAGAAACGAACAAATTCTCACTGCTGGCAGCATTCCAGCCCTTCGATCCGTTGCTCCAGAGCAGTCTCAACATTAGCCGGTCTTCTAATCCTGCCTATTATCAGTTGCAAGGCGTCGGGCAAACTGGCGCGGGAGTTCTGAATAATCTAAACCAAATCGGTCAAGTGTCGTACACGCAGATGCTCACCACTGGAACCAATCTGCAGGCTACGATCTATAGTGCGCGCAACTCCACAAACAGTTCGTTTTACTTTTTCAATCCTAATTACAGTTCCTACCTCGACCTGAATTTCACGCAGCCACTTCTTCGCAATCGCGGACGCTTTGCCAACACGGCGCTGATCAAGATTGCACGCAAAGCTTTATCCCAGTCGCGCTGGAGCTTTGAAGCCGACGTCAACGATCTTATTCAACAGGTTGTGATTCAGTATTGGGCTGCGGTGCAGGCTCGCGGTGCTCTCGAGGTTCAGAATCGTTCGGTTGACCTTGCCGAAGTCAGCTTCAAACGGGACAAGCGCGCACTCGAGCTTGGCGCATTACCTCCGCTCGATATCAGCCGTTCGGAATCAGAAGTGGCTGCGCGGCGGGTGGGACAGGTTCAGGCGGCTTACGCGCTGCAACAGGCCGAGGAGGCATTGCGTCTGACTATCGGAGCTGATCAGGATGCGCAGGTTCGCGCACTTCCTCTGGAATTAAGCGAAAACCCTGAGCCGACCGGAGAATTGCAAACAACGCAACTCGATGCGGCATTGACGCAGGCACTGAGTCAACGGCCTGAGGTGGCTGCCGCCGGCGATGCGCTCGCTGGGGACGAACTTTCCATTCGGCTCGCGCATAATCAGCTCAAGCCTGATTTGACGGTCAACGGTTTCTATCAAAGCAATGGGCTAGGCGGAAACCAATACGATCTGACTACCGGCCAGCTCACGTCCCCCGGCGGCTTTGGATCGTCCTTTGGACAGCTCTTTGGCTTCGGCTTCCCCGGATACGGCGGCACGCTAACTCTGAATCTGCCGGTGCGCAACCGCGCTGGTCAGGCCCGCCTTGGCAACGCACTTGTGTCGAAGACGCGCGACCTGTACAGCCGGCAGCAGGTTCAGGAGTTCATCACAAGGCAGGTTCGCGACGCCATCAATCAACTCGACGCGGCCCGGCTGTCGCTCTCAGCCGCGAATACGTCATTTGATCTTACGAAGAAGTTACTTGCTGCGGATCAACGCAAATTTGAACTTGGCTCGGAAGACAATTTCTTTGTGCTTGACTCGCAGCAAAAGCTCGCCCAGGCGGAACTTGCCTTGCTGCAGGCGCGAGTCAACTATCAGGTGGCCCTCACAGCTGTTGGCCACGCGACCGGCGACCTCATCGGCCCTTATCGTTTGCAGATCGAAGCCGCCACGAAGTGA
- a CDS encoding ADOP family duplicated permease translates to MSFLHDLKIAVRSLARVRALWFTVALTLALGIGANAAIFSVVRAVLLRPLANRDESRLLYLRQSAPGIGVENATFSIPEIQDIGSKLKTIQELGTFSTIDFTVVGLGTPREIPAGVVDGHYFEVMGLHPVLGRLLGPNDDGQNAAGAIVLTYHFWRTSLHSDPSVLGKQVRLEGALGARSATVVGVLEPSVPYPVATEIIANIVTSPHHLSATMVTGREHRMTEVFARLAPGATVDEARAELRTVHAAMVAAHPEVYKPDDHYRIDVTRMHDQINARANTILWVLFAASGLLFVIASSNVANLVLARTVRRESELAVRLALGASTRVIRRSLLAEGLVLCGSGAIAAILLAIPMVSILGRYALRFSVRANDLTLDFSLVWFGIGLALVAAVFLAYVPRLPSANGTQGGLSARGARASGGSSRRLRIFAVTQITASFLLLAGACVLMKTLFMLEQTRPPFDSANVLAINLPVMSYGKTPEQVSEFYRDVREHISALPGIENVSSGFSVPWRDEQGLNIAFTFAAQGARRNDGQDFRAKFRSVSPGFFATFGVPLVAGRDFNDGDKDGSERVVIISQSLANLLYPGQNPLNRKLQWTDGVMKFIGISTEPRRIIAVVPDFDDENIIPSPAMTIYQPVLQEGWNGRLFVRAHSDAYALLPAISRVIHEMSSDQPVEKASTLGDIRAEVLTPDKLNAIVFGGFAAVALLISVVGVAGVLAFSVSSRTREFGIRMALGAQRRNILANVLVEGLVMATIGVTAGVVLGFGLAVAVGKYITEIHQPGALAFVASAFTILAAAVVASAVPAARAANVNAVEELRAE, encoded by the coding sequence ATGTCCTTTCTCCACGATCTCAAGATTGCTGTTCGTTCTCTGGCTCGCGTTCGCGCACTGTGGTTCACCGTCGCTCTGACCCTCGCCCTTGGAATTGGCGCCAACGCCGCAATCTTCAGCGTGGTGCGTGCGGTGCTTCTGCGCCCACTGGCAAATCGCGATGAGAGCCGCCTGCTGTATCTCCGCCAGAGCGCCCCGGGCATAGGCGTTGAAAATGCGACCTTCTCAATCCCCGAGATTCAAGACATAGGAAGCAAGCTGAAGACGATCCAGGAACTCGGAACCTTCTCGACCATCGATTTCACGGTAGTCGGCTTAGGTACACCACGTGAGATCCCGGCAGGTGTGGTTGATGGGCACTACTTTGAAGTGATGGGTCTGCATCCGGTACTCGGGCGACTGCTCGGTCCCAACGACGACGGACAAAATGCCGCGGGCGCAATTGTGCTGACGTATCACTTCTGGCGGACTTCACTCCACTCCGATCCCAGCGTGTTAGGTAAACAGGTGAGGCTCGAAGGAGCACTGGGAGCACGGTCTGCAACAGTTGTCGGCGTTCTCGAGCCTTCAGTTCCGTATCCCGTGGCAACTGAAATCATCGCCAACATCGTAACCAGTCCGCACCATCTCTCCGCCACCATGGTCACGGGACGCGAGCATCGCATGACTGAGGTCTTCGCCCGACTTGCCCCGGGTGCCACGGTCGACGAGGCCCGAGCCGAGCTTCGCACTGTGCATGCCGCCATGGTGGCTGCGCATCCCGAGGTCTACAAACCTGACGACCATTACCGCATCGACGTAACCCGCATGCACGACCAGATTAATGCACGCGCGAATACCATTTTGTGGGTGCTGTTTGCAGCGTCGGGCTTGCTGTTCGTAATTGCCAGTTCGAATGTGGCTAACCTGGTTCTGGCTCGCACAGTTCGGCGTGAATCAGAATTGGCGGTACGCCTCGCCCTTGGAGCCAGCACACGCGTGATCCGTCGATCGCTTCTTGCTGAGGGACTCGTGCTGTGCGGCAGTGGCGCGATCGCAGCGATCCTGCTGGCAATCCCCATGGTCAGCATTCTTGGCCGTTACGCTTTACGGTTCTCAGTACGAGCCAATGACCTGACACTCGATTTCAGTCTCGTGTGGTTCGGGATCGGGCTCGCCCTTGTTGCTGCGGTATTTCTGGCCTATGTTCCGCGGTTGCCCTCAGCGAATGGGACGCAAGGCGGACTTTCTGCCCGCGGAGCGCGTGCGTCAGGCGGAAGCAGCCGTCGGCTGCGCATCTTCGCCGTTACACAAATCACTGCATCGTTCCTGCTGCTGGCGGGTGCATGCGTACTAATGAAAACCTTGTTCATGCTCGAGCAGACACGCCCGCCATTCGATTCTGCCAATGTGCTCGCGATCAATCTGCCCGTAATGTCGTACGGGAAGACCCCAGAGCAGGTAAGCGAGTTCTACCGTGATGTGCGGGAGCACATTTCTGCACTGCCGGGAATCGAAAATGTGTCGTCTGGTTTCTCCGTTCCCTGGCGCGATGAACAAGGCCTAAACATCGCGTTTACGTTTGCCGCGCAAGGCGCGCGAAGAAATGACGGACAGGACTTCCGCGCAAAGTTCCGTTCGGTTTCACCAGGTTTTTTTGCCACCTTCGGCGTGCCGCTGGTTGCCGGACGTGATTTCAATGACGGCGACAAGGATGGTTCAGAGCGCGTAGTGATCATCAGCCAGAGTCTCGCGAACCTGCTCTACCCCGGGCAGAACCCACTTAACCGCAAGCTACAGTGGACAGACGGTGTGATGAAGTTCATCGGCATCAGCACTGAGCCGCGTCGCATCATTGCCGTTGTCCCGGACTTCGATGATGAGAACATCATCCCCTCGCCGGCCATGACCATATATCAGCCAGTGCTGCAGGAAGGCTGGAATGGCCGGCTCTTTGTGCGAGCACACTCAGACGCGTACGCGCTCCTACCCGCGATCAGCCGCGTGATTCATGAGATGTCTTCAGACCAGCCCGTTGAGAAAGCCAGCACACTCGGCGACATTCGCGCTGAGGTGCTCACTCCAGACAAGCTGAATGCAATCGTCTTCGGCGGATTCGCCGCTGTCGCATTGCTGATTTCGGTGGTAGGTGTCGCCGGCGTACTGGCGTTCTCTGTAAGTAGCCGGACACGCGAATTCGGTATTCGCATGGCGCTGGGGGCGCAACGGCGCAACATTCTTGCCAACGTTCTTGTGGAGGGTCTGGTGATGGCCACGATCGGAGTGACTGCCGGCGTCGTACTGGGTTTTGGTCTCGCCGTAGCAGTAGGGAAGTACATCACCGAAATTCACCAGCCCGGCGCTCTGGCATTCGTTGCATCGGCCTTTACGATACTGGCCGCGGCCGTCGTCGCCTCAGCGGTGCCGGCAGCTCGCGCAGCAAATGTAAATGCTGTGGAGGAACTGCGAGCAGAATGA
- a CDS encoding MarR family transcriptional regulator, whose amino-acid sequence MVKDRCLCLHVQRAARALARRFDEELRPFELTNGQFSLLMSLNRPEPPPMGPVASLLAMDRTTLTAALKPLERRGLVRIAADSADRRSRVLILTDKGRVLLARALPVWKRTHEEIENAVPWVDWDSLRKNLTAIS is encoded by the coding sequence ATGGTCAAGGACCGGTGTCTCTGTCTCCATGTGCAGCGCGCAGCACGTGCCCTGGCCCGACGCTTCGATGAGGAGCTTCGCCCGTTTGAACTTACCAATGGGCAGTTCTCACTGTTGATGTCGCTGAACAGGCCGGAGCCTCCACCGATGGGTCCTGTCGCTTCCCTGCTGGCAATGGATCGGACTACCTTGACTGCTGCCCTTAAGCCGCTGGAACGTCGCGGCCTGGTGCGAATTGCGGCTGACTCAGCCGATCGTCGCAGTCGTGTCCTGATTCTCACCGATAAAGGTCGAGTCTTGCTGGCACGTGCACTTCCGGTATGGAAGCGCACTCATGAAGAGATTGAAAATGCTGTTCCGTGGGTCGATTGGGATTCCCTGCGCAAAAACCTGACCGCGATTTCCTGA
- a CDS encoding amino acid deaminase, whose product MQTQAERQIGLLNKGLGKFTEPMSGEHIAHLGWNLLREDLSLPSAVLYRDRIEHNLAWMQRFMDSYKIKLAPHGKTTMAPRLFQMQIDGGAWGITLASAHQVMVAHAHGIHRVLMANQLVGKQNMQIIADLLDDVNFEFYCLVDSADGVNLLGEFFSARGQQLNVLLELGVMGGRCGVRDDQQLQPVLHALARWSDTVQLCGVELYEGVLKDEESIRNFMRRACQVTRQLLELDQFASRPAILSGAGSAWYDVVAEEFSAANLGSGVEIVLRPGCYLTHDVGNYEMQQKRILESNPIAREMHSGLLPALHVWTYVQSIRERELAIIQMGRRDAAFDSGLPTPALYFRPGGEAPKPTPAHWETTKMMDQHAYLKIAEGDDLRVGDMVGFNISHPCLTFDKWRTLPILDEHYNVVDVVRTYF is encoded by the coding sequence ATGCAGACGCAGGCAGAGAGGCAGATTGGATTGCTGAACAAGGGACTCGGTAAATTCACCGAGCCGATGTCTGGCGAACACATCGCGCATCTTGGTTGGAATCTTCTTCGCGAGGACTTGAGCCTGCCTTCAGCAGTCCTTTATCGCGATCGCATCGAGCACAATCTCGCATGGATGCAGCGATTCATGGATAGCTACAAGATCAAGCTGGCCCCGCATGGAAAGACCACCATGGCCCCGCGGCTCTTCCAGATGCAGATCGACGGCGGTGCATGGGGCATCACGCTGGCCAGTGCGCATCAGGTCATGGTTGCTCATGCCCATGGGATTCATCGGGTGCTGATGGCCAATCAGCTAGTCGGCAAGCAGAACATGCAAATCATTGCGGACCTGTTGGACGATGTCAACTTTGAATTCTATTGCCTGGTGGATTCAGCCGATGGTGTGAATCTGCTGGGCGAATTCTTTTCAGCGCGCGGACAGCAATTGAATGTGCTGTTGGAACTCGGGGTAATGGGCGGTCGATGCGGCGTTCGCGATGATCAGCAGTTGCAGCCTGTGTTGCATGCTCTGGCTCGATGGAGTGACACAGTACAGCTTTGCGGCGTTGAACTTTACGAAGGCGTGCTGAAGGATGAGGAGAGCATTCGCAATTTCATGCGGCGGGCTTGCCAAGTCACAAGGCAGCTGCTTGAGCTGGACCAATTCGCAAGTCGCCCCGCAATCCTTTCAGGTGCAGGCTCAGCCTGGTACGACGTAGTGGCGGAGGAGTTCTCTGCGGCGAACTTGGGAAGTGGCGTAGAAATTGTTTTGCGACCCGGTTGCTATCTGACGCATGACGTCGGCAACTATGAAATGCAGCAGAAGCGGATCCTCGAGTCGAATCCGATTGCGCGGGAGATGCACTCCGGACTGCTCCCCGCCTTGCATGTTTGGACCTACGTCCAATCCATCCGTGAGCGTGAACTGGCGATCATCCAGATGGGACGTCGGGACGCGGCATTCGATTCAGGATTGCCAACGCCTGCGTTGTACTTCAGGCCAGGAGGCGAAGCTCCGAAGCCCACACCGGCGCATTGGGAAACCACCAAGATGATGGATCAGCATGCATATCTAAAGATCGCTGAAGGCGACGATCTGCGCGTAGGCGATATGGTGGGATTCAATATTTCGCACCCCTGCCTGACCTTCGACAAGTGGCGGACTCTGCCAATTCTGGACGAGCACTATAACGTCGTCGATGTAGTGCGGACTTACTTCTAA
- a CDS encoding D-aminoacylase — translation MLKCDTLIRNANVLDGSGNDARHCDVALRDGRVVDIAESIHCTSDQIVEGEGLSLAPGFIDVHTHDDTSVIETPDMLPKISQGVTTVIVGNCGISASPARLKGDPPDPMNLLGRRDFFRYPAFSDYIAALQRARPAVNVASLVGHTSLRNNHLDRLDRSATAEEVEEMRAELVAALDAGALGLSSGLAYSSANSASTDEVIALAEALRGAKAVYATHMRTETDGILDAMKEACTIGRSCDSAVVISHLKCAGIANWGRSGEVLHSLEGARATQQIGCDCYPYAAGSSTLDLKQVDPRVRIEITWSAPHPDAAGKNLFDIAVGWNLTQLEAAKRLQPAGAIYHSIDEQDMRRILAHPATMIGSDGLPWDKHPHPRLWGAFPRVLGRYCRGEKLFSLPQAIHKMTTMPARRFGLAQRGAIAENYWADLVLFDADTIDDTATFADPLRPAKGIMGVWVNGTLSYTAQGLTGSRAGRYLPRAATEWLQ, via the coding sequence ATGTTGAAGTGCGACACACTCATACGCAATGCAAACGTCCTCGATGGTAGCGGCAATGATGCACGACATTGCGACGTCGCGCTCCGGGACGGACGCGTCGTTGATATCGCGGAATCCATCCATTGCACATCCGACCAGATCGTCGAAGGTGAGGGACTCAGCCTTGCGCCGGGCTTTATCGACGTGCACACCCACGACGACACCAGCGTGATTGAAACACCGGATATGCTGCCTAAGATTTCGCAGGGAGTGACAACTGTGATCGTGGGCAACTGTGGCATCAGCGCTTCGCCGGCGCGATTGAAAGGCGATCCGCCTGATCCGATGAACCTACTCGGGAGGCGCGACTTCTTCCGCTACCCGGCATTCTCTGACTACATTGCCGCGCTTCAACGGGCACGTCCGGCGGTCAATGTCGCCTCGCTGGTCGGTCATACTTCGCTGCGCAATAACCACCTGGATCGGCTCGACCGGAGCGCCACTGCTGAAGAAGTTGAGGAGATGCGCGCCGAACTGGTTGCCGCACTCGATGCCGGTGCTCTGGGCCTGAGTTCGGGGCTGGCATACTCCTCCGCAAACTCTGCGAGCACTGATGAAGTGATCGCGCTCGCCGAAGCGCTTCGGGGTGCGAAGGCTGTCTACGCTACCCACATGCGGACAGAGACCGACGGCATTCTCGATGCGATGAAAGAAGCATGCACCATAGGCCGTTCCTGCGATTCGGCAGTCGTCATCTCCCATCTCAAATGCGCGGGAATCGCCAACTGGGGTCGCAGCGGCGAAGTTTTACACTCGCTTGAAGGGGCGCGCGCAACTCAGCAGATTGGCTGCGATTGCTACCCATACGCCGCCGGTTCAAGCACACTTGATCTGAAACAAGTCGACCCGCGCGTCAGGATTGAAATTACATGGAGCGCTCCGCATCCCGATGCTGCCGGCAAGAATCTTTTTGACATTGCCGTGGGGTGGAACCTCACCCAACTCGAAGCGGCAAAACGACTGCAGCCCGCCGGGGCAATCTATCACAGCATCGACGAGCAGGATATGCGCCGCATCCTTGCGCATCCCGCCACCATGATTGGCTCGGATGGCCTGCCATGGGACAAGCATCCTCATCCGCGCCTTTGGGGAGCCTTTCCTCGCGTTCTCGGCCGCTATTGTCGTGGCGAAAAGCTGTTCTCACTTCCGCAGGCGATTCACAAAATGACCACGATGCCGGCGCGACGCTTCGGCCTGGCGCAGCGCGGCGCCATCGCAGAGAACTACTGGGCCGATCTTGTCCTCTTTGACGCCGACACAATTGACGACACCGCTACGTTTGCTGATCCTCTTCGGCCGGCGAAAGGGATTATGGGCGTCTGGGTCAATGGCACGCTGTCGTACACTGCTCAGGGACTGACGGGAAGCCGCGCAGGCCGCTATCTTCCCCGCGCCGCTACGGAGTGGCTCCAATGA
- a CDS encoding gluconate:H+ symporter, producing MIDPHSIFLLLSALGAVIGIILLVTVLKLNPFLSLLLASLALAICAGMPMADVIHSFETGVGNTLGHIAIVVALGTMLGKMMAESGGADTIALTLIRVFGEKRIPWAMMCIGLIVGLPAFFEVGFVLLIPIAFTISRRTGTPLIKVALPLIAALSVDHGLVPPHPAALLAVNTYHADVGRTILYALVIAIPTAALAGPLFAKLITPWIKVPVENPMADDFADHNPDRKLPGFWLTIGSILLPVALMLIGSWADTFAAKGTLANQALHLAGNDDMALLIGVLISFITLGIMRGVSKETILRFSNECLAPTATITLLVGAGGGFGRVLQDSGVSHAMIQIAMQRHLPLLFLAWTLAALMRLATGSATVAMTTAAGIVAPIALQTPGVSPELLAIATGAGSLIFSHVNDGGFWLVKEYLNLSVTETMKSWSICETIISLAGLGFALLASFAI from the coding sequence ATGATCGATCCGCACAGTATCTTTCTCTTGCTCAGTGCGCTTGGTGCCGTTATTGGAATCATTCTTCTCGTCACAGTTCTCAAGCTGAATCCATTTCTCAGCCTTCTTCTTGCATCGCTCGCCCTTGCCATCTGTGCGGGAATGCCGATGGCCGATGTAATTCACTCCTTTGAAACCGGCGTTGGCAATACACTGGGCCATATCGCAATCGTCGTTGCTCTTGGAACGATGCTGGGCAAGATGATGGCCGAGTCAGGTGGCGCCGACACCATCGCCCTGACATTGATCCGTGTCTTCGGCGAAAAACGAATTCCATGGGCGATGATGTGCATCGGGCTCATTGTGGGCCTGCCTGCATTCTTCGAAGTGGGATTCGTACTGCTCATTCCAATCGCCTTCACCATCTCGCGCCGGACAGGCACCCCGCTTATCAAGGTTGCATTGCCACTGATCGCTGCTCTCTCTGTCGACCATGGACTCGTGCCGCCGCATCCCGCTGCTCTGCTGGCGGTGAACACTTATCACGCAGATGTAGGCCGCACCATTCTCTACGCTTTGGTTATCGCCATCCCTACGGCGGCGCTCGCGGGTCCTCTTTTTGCGAAACTCATCACGCCGTGGATTAAGGTGCCGGTCGAAAACCCCATGGCGGACGATTTTGCCGATCACAATCCCGACCGAAAGCTTCCTGGATTCTGGCTCACCATAGGCAGCATACTGCTTCCCGTCGCATTGATGCTGATCGGCAGTTGGGCTGACACGTTTGCGGCAAAGGGCACCCTTGCCAACCAGGCACTGCACCTCGCCGGCAATGACGACATGGCACTCCTTATTGGAGTGCTGATCAGCTTCATCACGCTTGGAATCATGCGTGGCGTCAGCAAAGAGACAATCCTGCGCTTCAGCAATGAGTGCCTTGCTCCAACTGCAACGATCACCTTACTAGTCGGCGCCGGCGGAGGATTCGGGCGCGTTCTGCAAGACAGCGGCGTGTCTCATGCCATGATTCAGATCGCCATGCAGCGACATCTGCCGTTGCTGTTTTTGGCGTGGACGCTCGCGGCTCTCATGCGCCTGGCCACGGGTTCCGCTACTGTTGCCATGACCACTGCGGCTGGAATCGTCGCTCCAATCGCGTTGCAAACGCCCGGAGTTTCACCCGAACTGCTGGCGATCGCGACCGGAGCGGGCTCTCTGATCTTCTCCCACGTCAACGATGGGGGGTTCTGGCTGGTGAAGGAGTATCTGAACCTGAGCGTCACCGAGACTATGAAGTCATGGTCGATCTGCGAGACGATTATCTCCTTGGCCGGGCTTGGTTTCGCCCTTCTGGCATCCTTCGCAATCTGA
- a CDS encoding glycosyltransferase, protein MKATLSGPARASVSHDNEAVLTVTIVICSRNRPELLRECLQAVSNLDPKPDEVLVVDNTQGDMDTENAAAAFGARYTIEPVVGLSRARNRGLVESSTNIVAYLDDDAIPEHNWLGVLMAPFEDDNLAASTGRVVTPDSDHQLRIPRTLSNCDPDWFEISTFGGMGLGSNMAFRKSACPQPMFDVRLGRGAPFKIGEESYALARLLSNNYKAVYQPTAIVFHPPLSRDTIEHEARNAIAYWLLLFKEFPEQRMNLLRFLFRRLRHKPLNWVRDPQEPGEIVTSRWRVLLKAGIQALWLFLSTPKQKTP, encoded by the coding sequence TTGAAGGCTACCTTGAGCGGCCCGGCTCGCGCATCGGTCTCCCACGATAACGAAGCAGTTCTGACTGTAACTATCGTTATTTGTTCGCGGAACCGGCCGGAGCTGCTGCGGGAGTGCCTTCAGGCGGTGTCCAATCTCGATCCGAAGCCGGATGAAGTGCTGGTGGTCGATAACACCCAGGGCGACATGGACACTGAAAATGCTGCCGCGGCGTTTGGTGCGCGCTACACCATCGAGCCCGTGGTCGGTTTGAGCCGGGCCCGCAATCGCGGACTAGTCGAGAGCAGCACAAATATCGTGGCTTATCTCGACGACGATGCGATACCTGAGCACAACTGGCTTGGCGTTCTGATGGCTCCGTTTGAAGATGACAACCTAGCCGCTTCAACTGGAAGGGTTGTGACTCCGGATTCCGATCATCAGCTGCGGATTCCACGCACCCTCAGCAACTGCGATCCTGACTGGTTTGAAATCTCGACTTTTGGTGGCATGGGACTTGGCAGCAACATGGCATTCCGCAAGAGTGCGTGCCCTCAGCCGATGTTCGATGTGCGCCTAGGTCGCGGCGCGCCGTTCAAGATAGGCGAAGAGTCCTATGCGCTGGCACGCCTCCTATCAAACAATTACAAGGCCGTATATCAGCCAACGGCTATCGTTTTTCATCCTCCTCTGAGTCGCGACACGATCGAGCACGAGGCACGCAATGCCATCGCTTACTGGCTGTTGTTGTTCAAGGAATTTCCCGAACAGCGTATGAACCTGCTCAGGTTCCTGTTCCGTCGGCTTCGCCACAAACCGCTGAACTGGGTTCGTGATCCGCAGGAGCCAGGGGAGATCGTAACCAGCCGTTGGCGGGTGCTTCTGAAAGCTGGAATTCAGGCGCTGTGGCTTTTCTTGAGCACTCCGAAGCAAAAAACACCCTGA